In the Pseudochaenichthys georgianus chromosome 1, fPseGeo1.2, whole genome shotgun sequence genome, one interval contains:
- the LOC117450974 gene encoding LOW QUALITY PROTEIN: uncharacterized protein (The sequence of the model RefSeq protein was modified relative to this genomic sequence to represent the inferred CDS: inserted 5 bases in 5 codons; deleted 2 bases in 2 codons), with amino-acid sequence MSDLKDEEEDKSPVSSCLSLKSDWSKEDPINFSNAPGPSDTKRKRKSRVPVEEQLSCCAVCQDVLKDPVSTSCGHWFCRQCITSHWEQQPPSGDPSCPQCGRRPRSRAGLQTASQSRTVQTDGGLQEVLDEHRLSLRRRCERVTEGTDQSETLLNRIFTELYITQGQSEEVNTQHEVRQLEAASKKETLHDTPIKCQDIFKASPDQHIRAVLTNGVAGVGKTFSVQKFTLDWAEGLGNQDVRLVIPLSFRELNLIKGEQYSLLRLLHVFHPTLQKVTAEQLAVCKVLLIFDGLDESRLSLDFRNSEVVSEVSRPSSVNVLLTNLIRGKLLPSALVWITSRPAAANQIPPGCVDRVTEVRGFTDAQKEEYFRRRSSDEGLSSRIISHIKSSRSLHIMCMIPVFCWITAAVLDHMLTTDQRGELPQTLTDMYSHFLLVQTKRKKQKYEEGHETSPQQLLEADRELLLKLGRLAFEHLEKGNIMFYQEDLQRCGLDVTEALVHSGVCTEIFKRESVIFQKTVYCFVHLSIQEFLAAVYVFHCYTNRNTEVLQDFLQGDYSNRYSRDQDYPPLDVFLMEAMEKSLQSKNGHLDLXVRFLHGLSLESXQRLLAGLLGRTDNRAETIQRAIRNLKEMNCYAMSPDRSINVFHCLTEMKDHAVYQEITEFLKSENRSEKLSEIHCSALAFMLQMSEEVLDELDLTNYKTSDEGRHRLIPAVRNCKKAKLYGCTISKTECEVVASALKADPSHLRDLDLSHNKQMDSGVELLCSGLKSPNCRTEGSRLWNCKLSEISCAALISALTCNPSHLRDLDLSGNDLKDAGVKLLRDLLESPDCRLETLRLTRCGLSESSCASLASALTSNPSHLRELDLSENTVQDAGVKLLRDLLESPHCRLETLRINNETIRAKIQKTCDSSVEQEVKTDRTAPESFSPEHTTGSLYSFRCPGPGVFQCASTGLVFVMAQEAELQYRTVPWDESLLQSDEEEDKSPVSSCLSLKSDWSKEDPINFSNAPGPSDTKRKRKSRVPVEEQLSCCAVCQDVLKDPVSTSCGHWFCRQCITSHWEQQPPSGDPSCPQCGRRPRSRAGLQTASQSRTVQTDGGLQEVLDEHRLSLRRRCERVTEGTDQSXTLLNRIFTELYITQGQSEEVNTQHEVRQLEAASKKETLHDTPIKCQDIFKASPDQHIRAVLTNGVAGVGKTFSVQKFTLDWAEGLXKQDVRLVIPLSFRELNLIKGEQYSLLRLLHVFHPTLQKVTAEQLAVCKVLLIFDGLDESRLSLDFRNSEVVSEVSRPSSVNVLLTNLIRGKLLPSALVWITSRPAAANQIPPGCVDRVTEVRGFTDAQKEEYFRRRSSDEGLSSRIISHIKSSRSLHIMCMIPVFCWITAAVLXHMLTTDQRGELPQTLTDMYSHFLLVQTKRKKQKYEEGHETSPQQLLEADRELLLKLGRLAFEHLEKGNIMFYQEDLQRCGLDVTEALVHSGVCTEIFKRESVIFQKTVYCFVHLSIQEFLAAVYVFHCYTNRNTEVLQDFLQGDYSNRYSRDQDYPPLDVFLMEAMEKSLQSKNGHLDLFVRFLHGLSLESNQRLLAGLLGRTDNRAETIQRAIRNLKEMNCYAMSPDRSINVFHCLTEMKDHAVYQEITEFLKSENRSEKLSEIHCSALAFMLQMSEEVLDELDLTNYKTSDEGRHRLIPAVRNCKKAKLYGCTISKTECEVVASALKADPSHLRDLDLSHNKQMDSGVELLCSGLKSPNCRLKALGLWNCKLSEISCAALISALTCNPSHLRDLDLSGNDLKDAGVKLLRDLLESPDCRLETLRLTRCGLSESSCASLASALTSNPSHLRELDLSENTVQDAGVKLLRDLLESPHCRLETLRINNETIRAKIQKTCDSSVEQEVKTDRTAPESFSPEHTTGSLYSFRCPGPGVFQCASTGLVFVMAQEAELQYRTVPWDESLLQSAGKKAAGPLFDVKSSDEAAVCQLHLPHSETADALLLDGLLSVVHISDEGLSILEPLEATHTHVVLKVPHLSLFGLVIDTFKWLLKRRIKGQILVFLRTPSGEEQTLDVHLLQNNVPVEEVADRHKRAVHITNSSDCELDIHHSYSVHCEPEGFYIQPESKTFDSSFGPNYHPTFQVSLTTRTERVVLKVQDQGGHEVWYCRASLEDPRHELSQRHVPAEGRVPAEGRVPAEGRVPAEGRVPAEGRVPAEGRVPAEGRVPADQWLRSVRTEFIQRVTPTVLKDLLDKLFESGVITDSEMTSARTKPQYDGAREVLDAVRNKGAAASRVLINALRELDPYLYEELDSS; translated from the exons AAGGAAGAGGAAAAGTCGTGTTCCTGTGGAGGAGCAGCTGTCCTGCTGTGCTGTGTGTCAGGACGTCCTGAAGGATCCAGTCTCGACCAGCTGTGGACACTGGTTCTGCAGACAGTGCATCACCTCACACTGGGAGCAGCAACCTCCATCAGGAGACCCCTCCTGTCCCCAGTGTGGGAGAAGACCCAGATCCAGAGCTGGCCTGCAGACAGCCAGTCAGAGCAGAACTGTACAAA CGGATGGTGGTCTGCAGGAGGTTCTCGATGAACACAGGCTCAGTCTGAGGAGGAGATGTGAACGTGTGACTGAAGGAACTGATCAAAGTGAAACCCTCCTCAACAGGATCTTCACTGAGCTCTACATCACACAAGGCCAGAGTGAAGAGGTGAATACCCAACACGAGGTGAGGCAGCTGGAGGCCGCTTCCAAGAAAGAGACCCTCCATGACACTCCAATCAAGTGCCAGGACATCTTTAAAGCCTCACCTGACCAACACATCAGAGCGGTCCTGACCAACGGAGTCGCTGGAGTTGGAAAAACCTTCTCAGTGCAGAAGTTCACTCTGGACTGGGCCGAGGGTTTGGGAAACCAGGATGTCCGTCTGGTGATCCCGCTCTCCTTCAGGGAGCTGAACCTGATCAAAGGTGAGCAGTACAGTCTTCTCCGGCTGCTCCATGTCTTCCATCCGACCTTACAGAAGGTCACAGCAGAGCAGCTGGCTGTCTGCAAAGTGCTGCTCATCTTTGACGGCCTGGATGAAAGCAGACTTTCTCTGGACTTCAGAAACAGTGAGGTTGTGTCTGAGGTCTCTCGGCCGTCCTCAGTCAACGTGCTGCTGACTAACCTCATCAGGGGGAAGCTGCTTCCCTCGGCTCTCGTCTGGATAACTTCCCGACCTGCAGCGGCCAATCAGATCCCTCCTGGGTGTGTGGACAGGGTGACAGAAGTACGAGGCTTCACTGACGCCCAGAAGGAGGAGTACTTCAGGAGGAGATCGAGTGATGAAGGCCTGTCCAGCAGAATCATCTCTCACATCAAGAGCTCCAGGAGCCTCCACATCATGTGCATGATCCCAGTCTTCTGCTGGATCACTGCTGCAGTTCTGGACCACATGCTGACTACAGACCAGAGAGGAGAGCTGCCCCAGACCCTCACTGACATGTACTCACACTTCCTGCTGGTCCAGACCAAGAGGAAGAAGCAGAAGTATGAAGAGGGACATGAGACGAGTCCACAGCAGCTGCTGGAGGCTGACAGGGAGCTTCTCCTGAAGCTGGGGAGGCTGGCGTTTGAACATCTGGAGAAAGGAAATATCATGTTCTACCAAGAAGACCTGCAGCGCTGTGGCCTTGACGTCACCGAGGCCTTGGTGCACTCAGGAGTTTGTACAGAGATCTTCAAAAGAGAGAGTGTGATCTTCCAGAAAACAGTCTACTGCTTTGTTCATCTGAGCATTCAGGAGTTCCTGGCTGCAGTCTACGTGTTCCACTGTTACACCAACAGGAACACAGAGGTACTGCAGGACTTCCTGCAGGGAGACTATAGCAACAGGTATAGCAGAGATCAGGATTACCCACCCCTGGATGTCTTCCTAATGGAAGCCATGGAGAAATCCCTCCAAAGTAAAAATGGCCACCTGGACC TTGTCCGCTTCCTCCACGGCCTCTCTCTGGAGT ACCAGAGACTCTTAGCAGGCCTGCTGGGTCGCACAGACAACAGAGCAGAAACCATCCAGAGAGCCATCAGAAACCTGAAGGAGATGAACTGTTATGCAATGTCTCCTGACAGGAGCATCAACGTCTTCCACTGCCTGACAGAGATGAAGGACCACGCAGTCTATCAGGAGATCACAGAGTTCCTGAAGTCAGAGAACAGATCAGAGAAACTCTCTGAGATCCACTGCTCTGCTCTGGCCTTCATGCTGCAGATGTCGGAGGAGGTTCTGGACGAGTTGGACCTGACAAACTACAAAACATCAGACGAGGGACGACATAGGCTGATTCCAGCTGTGAGGAACTGCAAAAAAGCCAA GCTTTATGGCTGTACAATCTCAAAGACTGAATGTGAAGTGGTGGCCTCGGCTCTGAAGGCCGACCCCTcccacctgagagatctggacctgAGTCACAACAAACAGATGGATTCAGGAGTGGAGCTGCTGTGCTCTGGACTAAAGAGTCCAAACTGCAGGACTGAAGGCTCTC GTCTGTGGAACTGCAAgttgtcagagatcagctgtgcG GCTCTGATCTCAGCTCTGACGTGCAACCCCTCccatctgagagatctggacctgAGTGGCAACGATCTGAAGGATGCAGGAGTGAAGCTGCTGAGAGATCTTCTGGAGagtccagactgcagactggagaCTCTCAG ACTGACGCGCTGCGGGTTGTCAGAGAGTAGCTGTGCTTCTCTGGCCTCAGCTCTGACGTCCAACCCCTCCCATCTGAGAGAGCTGGACCTGAGTGAGAACACGGTGCAGGATGCAGGAGTGAAGCTGCTGAGAGATCTTCTGGAGAGTCCACACTGCAGACTGGAGACTCTCAG GATCAATAACGAGACGATCAGAGCCAAGATCCAGAAGACCT GTGACTCCAGTGTGGAACAGGAAGTGAAGACGGACAGAACG GCTCCTGAATCCTTCTCACCTGAACACACAACTGGATCTTTATACAG CTTCAGGTGTCCTGGTCCAGGTGTGTTCCAGTGTGCTTCGACTGGCCTGGTGTTCGTCATGGCTCAGGAGGCAGAGCTTCAGTACAGGACGGTCCCTTGGGATGAGAGCCTCCTCCAATCA gATGAGGAAGAGGACAAATCTCCAGTCTCCAGCTGTCTGTCTCTGAAGAGTGACTGGTCTAAAGAGGATCCTATAAACTTCAGTAATGCACCTGGACCCTCGGACACAAA AAGGAAGAGGAAAAGTCGTGTTCCTGTGGAGGAGCAGCTGTCCTGCTGTGCTGTGTGTCAGGACGTCCTGAAGGATCCAGTCTCGACCAGCTGTGGACACTGGTTCTGCAGACAGTGC ATCACCTCACACTGGGAGCAGCAACCTCCATCAGGAGACCCCTCCTGTCCCCAGTGTGGGAGAAGACCCAGATCCAGAGCTGGCCTGCAGACAGCCAGTCAGAGCAGAACTGTACAAA CGGATGGTGGTCTGCAGGAGGTTCTCGATGAACACAGGCTCAGTCTGAGGAGGAGATGTGAACGTGTGACTGAAGGAACTGATCAAA GAACCCTCCTCAACAGGATCTTCACTGAGCTCTACATCACACAAGGCCAGAGTGAAGAGGTGAATACCCAACACGAGGTGAGGCAGCTGGAGGCCGCTTCCAAGAAAGAGACCCTCCATGACACTCCAATCAAGTGCCAGGACATCTTTAAAGCCTCACCTGACCAACACATCAGAGCGGTCCTGACCAACGGAGTCGCTGGAGTTGGAAAAACCTTCTCAGTGCAGAAGTTCACTCTGGACTGGGCCGAGGGTT GGAAACAGGATGTCCGTCTGGTGATCCCGCTCTCCTTCAGGGAGCTGAACCTGATCAAAGGTGAGCAGTACAGTCTTCTCCGGCTGCTCCATGTCTTCCATCCGACCTTACAGAAGGTCACAGCAGAGCAGCTGGCTGTCTGCAAAGTGCTGCTCATCTTTGACGGCCTGGATGAAAGCAGACTTTCTCTGGACTTCAGAAACAGTGAGGTTGTGTCTGAGGTCTCTCGGCCGTCCTCAGTCAACGTGCTGCTGACTAACCTCATCAGGGGGAAGCTGCTTCCCTCGGCTCTCGTCTGGATAACTTCCCGACCTGCAGCGGCCAATCAGATCCCTCCTGGGTGTGTGGACAGGGTGACAGAAGTACGAGGCTTCACTGACGCCCAGAAGGAGGAGTACTTCAGGAGGAGATCGAGTGATGAAGGCCTGTCCAGCAGAATCATCTCTCACATCAAGAGCTCCAGGAGCCTCCACATCATGTGCATGATCCCAGTCTTCTGCTGGATCACTGCTGCAGTTC GACACATGCTGACTACAGACCAGAGAGGAGAGCTGCCCCAGACCCTCACTGACATGTACTCACACTTCCTGCTGGTCCAGACCAAGAGGAAGAAGCAGAAGTATGAAGAGGGACATGAGACGAGTCCACAGCAGCTGCTGGAGGCTGACAGGGAGCTTCTCCTGAAGCTGGGGAGGCTGGCGTTTGAACATCTGGAGAAAGGAAATATCATGTTCTACCAAGAAGACCTGCAGCGCTGTGGCCTTGACGTCACCGAGGCCTTGGTGCACTCAGGAGTTTGTACAGAGATCTTCAAAAGAGAGAGTGTGATCTTCCAGAAAACAGTCTACTGCTTTGTTCATCTGAGCATTCAGGAGTTCCTGGCTGCAGTCTACGTGTTCCACTGTTACACCAACAGGAACACAGAGGTACTGCAGGACTTCCTGCAGGGAGACTATAGCAACAGGTATAGCAGAGATCAGGATTACCCACCCCTGGATGTCTTCCTAATGGAAGCCATGGAGAAATCCCTCCAAAGTAAAAATGGCCACCTGGACCTGTTTGTCCGCTTCCTCCACGGCCTCTCTCTGGAGTCCAACCAGAGACTCTTAGCAGGCCTGCTGGGTCGCACAGACAACAGAGCAGAAACCATCCAGAGAGCCATCAGAAACCTGAAGGAGATGAACTGTTATGCAATGTCTCCTGACAGGAGCATCAACGTCTTCCACTGCCTGACAGAGATGAAGGACCACGCAGTCTATCAGGAGATCACAGAGTTCCTGAAGTCAGAGAACAGATCAGAGAAACTCTCTGAGATCCACTGCTCTGCTCTGGCCTTCATGCTGCAGATGTCGGAGGAGGTTCTGGACGAGTTGGACCTGACAAACTACAAAACATCAGACGAGGGACGACATAGGCTGATTCCAGCTGTGAGGAACTGCAAAAAAGCCAA GCTTTATGGCTGTACAATCTCAAAGACTGAATGTGAAGTGGTGGCCTCGGCTCTGAAGGCCGACCCCTcccacctgagagatctggacctgAGTCACAACAAACAGATGGATTCAGGAGTGGAGCTGCTGTGCTCTGGACTAAAGAGTCCAAACTGCAGACTGAAGGCTCTCGG TCTGTGGAACTGCAAgttgtcagagatcagctgtgcGGCTCTGATCTCAGCTCTGACGTGCAACCCCTCccatctgagagatctggacctgAGTGGCAACGATCTGAAGGATGCAGGAGTGAAGCTGCTGAGAGATCTTCTGGAGagtccagactgcagactggagaCTCTCAG ACTGACGCGCTGCGGGTTGTCAGAGAGTAGCTGTGCTTCTCTGGCCTCAGCTCTGACGTCCAACCCCTCCCATCTGAGAGAGCTGGACCTGAGTGAGAACACGGTGCAGGATGCAGGAGTGAAGCTGCTGAGAGATCTTCTGGAGAGTCCACACTGCAGACTGGAGACTCTCAG GATCAATAACGAGACGATCAGAGCCAAGATCCAGAAGACCT GTGACTCCAGTGTGGAACAGGAAGTGAAGACGGACAGAACG GCTCCTGAATCCTTCTCACCTGAACACACAACTGGATCTTTATACAG CTTCAGGTGTCCTGGTCCAGGTGTGTTCCAGTGTGCTTCGACTGGCCTGGTGTTCGTCATGGCTCAGGAGGCAGAGCTTCAGTACAGGACGGTCCCTTGGGATGAGAGCCTCCTCCAATCAGCTGGCAAGAAGGCAGCAGGGCCGCTGTTCGACGTGAAGAGTTCTGATGAAGCTGCCGTCTGCCAGCTCCACCTGCCACACAGTGAGACAGCGGATG CGCTGCTCCTGGACGGCCTGTTGTCTGTCGTCCACATCTCTGATGAAGGCCTGAGCATCCTGGAGCCGCTGGaggccacacacactcacgtggTGCTGAAGGTGCCTCACCTCTCTCTCTTCGGCCTCGTCATCGATACATTTAAATGGCTTCTAAAGAGGCGGATAAAGGGCCAAATTCTGGTGTTTCTACGAACCCCGTCCGGAGAGGAGCAAACCCTGGATGTACATCTGCTGCAGAACAACGTCCCTGTGGAGGAG GTTGCTGACAGACACAAACGTGCTGTGCACATCACAAACTCCTCCGACTGTGAGCTGGACATCCATCACAGTTACAGCGTGCACTGTGAGCCTGAGGGCTTCTACATCCAGCCGGAG AGTAAAACCTTTGATTCCAGCTTTGGACCAAACTACCATCCGACATTTCAAGTTTCCCTGACGACGAGAACAGAGAGAGTGGTTTTGAAGGTCCAGGACCAAGGGGGACATGAAGTCTGGTATTGTCGCGCGTCACTGGAAG ATCCAAGGCATGAATTGTCCCAGAGACATGTCCCAGCAGAGGGCAGAGTCCCCGCAGAGGGCAGAGTCCCCGCAGAGGGCAGAGTCCCCGCAGAGGGCAGAGTCCCCGCAGAGGGCAGAGTCCCCGCAGAGGGCAGAGTCCCCGCAGAGGGCAGAGTCCCAGCAGACCAGTGGCTGCGCTCAGTTCGGACAGAGTTCATTCAAAGAGTGACTCCAACTGTCCTGAAGGATCTTCTGGATAAACTCTTTGAGTCTGGAGTTATCACTGATTCTGAAATGACGTCAGCCAGAACCAAACCCCAATATGACGGAGCACGAGAGGTGTTGGACGCGGTGCGAAATAAAGGAGCTGCAGCCAGCAGGGTTCTGATCAATGCTCTCCGTGAGCTGGACCCGTATCTTTACGAAGAGCTCGACTCGAGCTGA